Below is a window of Vibrio gazogenes DNA.
TTCGTGGTACACCGTTACTGGTGCAGATTTTTATCGTTTATTTCTTTATTGGCACTGTATTGGATTTAGACCGGTTTACCGCGGGCGTTGTCGCACTGTCGGTATTTACCGGTGCTTATGTCGCAGAAATTATCCGGGCGGGGATTCAGTCCGTATCCAGTGGTCAGATGGAAGCCGCCCGTTCATTAGGCATGACTTACCCTCAGGCGATGCTGTATGTCATATTACCGCAAGCCTTTAAGAGAACGCTGCCACCGCTCGCCGGGCAATTTATCAATCTGATCAAAGATTCGTCATTGGTATCGGTGATTTCAATTACGGATCTGACCAAAGCCGGTCGGGAAGTGGTTGCAGGAAGTTTTGCTCCCTTTGAAGTTTGGTTTACCGTTGCAGCACTTTATCTGCTCGTCACCGGCTCACTTTCATGGGCGATCCAATTATTAGAAAAGAGGTTATCGGCTAGTGACTAATAATCAATATTCCGGTGAAGACATGATCGTTGCCAAGGGGATTGAAAAATTTTATCCCAATGGTTGCCATGCACTGAAATCTGTCAGTGCGACGGTCAGAAGAGGCGAAGTTGTTGCGATTATCGGACCTTCCGGTTCCGGTAAATCCACCTTCTTACGGACCCTGAATCAACTTGAAGCCATTAACGAAGGTGTCATTATTGTTGATGGTATCGATATGTACGCTAAATCAACGGATATCAATCAACTGCGGCAAAATGTCGGGATGGTGTTTCAAAGCTTTAATTTGTTTCCCCATAAGACTGCTTTAGAAAATGTGATGCTGGCACCACTGAAAGTGGCTAAGCGCCCGGTGAAAGACGTTGAAGTGGCCGCGAAAGCGTTGATGAAACGAGTCGGTCTGGCTGAGCGGATGAATAACTATCCTTCTCACTTGTCCGGTGGACAACAGCAACGTGTGGCGATTGCCCGGGCGTTGGCCATGGAACCGGATTTGATGTTGTTCGATGAACCGACGTCAGCGCTTGATCCTGAAATGGTGGGTGAAGTATTGGATGTCATCAAGGGGTTGGCAGCAGAAGGCATGACGATGGTGATTGTGACGCACGAAATGGGATTCGCCAAAGAGGTCGCAGATCGTGTGTTGTTTATGGAAGAAGGCGCACTATTGGTTGATGACACGCCTCAGGTTGTATTTGAATCTCCGCCACATCCTCGCTTGCAGCAATTTCTGGCTAAAATTTTATAGTCGATACTTTCCGCCAGTTTACTGGCGGAAGTCATTTTTATCAGGCGATTTTTATCCCTTCTAAGTGTGTTTTACACTGTTGCCGAGCCGTGGCAAAGAAAGCCTGTAGATAACGTTTCTCTTTTTCCCCATGTCGCACGGCAGCAAATAGTCGTCGCCATAGTCCTTGTCCCAGCGGTTTACTGGTGATCAGACGCTGGCGAGAAAATTCGCTGATGGCCCAATTGGGCAGTGCCGCAACCCCTAAGCCAGCTGAAACCATCTGGACCAGCATGAGCGTATTATCTGCCTGTTTCCATTTCAGAGGTTCCACTCCCGCGGGATGAAGGAAGTGCTTATACACATC
It encodes the following:
- a CDS encoding amino acid ABC transporter ATP-binding protein, whose product is MIVAKGIEKFYPNGCHALKSVSATVRRGEVVAIIGPSGSGKSTFLRTLNQLEAINEGVIIVDGIDMYAKSTDINQLRQNVGMVFQSFNLFPHKTALENVMLAPLKVAKRPVKDVEVAAKALMKRVGLAERMNNYPSHLSGGQQQRVAIARALAMEPDLMLFDEPTSALDPEMVGEVLDVIKGLAAEGMTMVIVTHEMGFAKEVADRVLFMEEGALLVDDTPQVVFESPPHPRLQQFLAKIL